The proteins below come from a single Eucalyptus grandis isolate ANBG69807.140 chromosome 3, ASM1654582v1, whole genome shotgun sequence genomic window:
- the LOC104436003 gene encoding glycine-rich cell wall structural protein 2: MAGFKCLSLGVLLVSTLFMLSESRVARKDLGLDLGLGNLGIGAGAGVGIGIGVGGGGGGSGAGAGSGSGSGSGSSSGSGSASSSGSGSGSGSGSSGAGSEAGSYAGSHAGSQAGSGSGSGSGAGSEAGSYAGSYAGSRAGSGGHGK, from the coding sequence ATGGCCGGTTTCAAGTGTTTATCCCTCGGGGTGCTGCTCGTTTCCACTCTTTTTATGTTGTCTGAAAGTAGGGTGGCAAGGAAGGACCTGGGCCTGGACCTCGGGCTTGGAAACTTGGGGattggtgctggtgctggtgtcGGGATAGGCATTGGCGtaggtggcggtggcggcggctcAGGAGCGGGTGCTGGGTCAGGCTCCGGTTCTGGATCCGGGTCTAGTTCAGGATCGGGGTCAGCGTCTTCATCAGGTTCAGGATCGGGCTCTGGGTCCGGGTCGTCTGGAGCTGGATCTGAAGCCGGTTCATATGCTGGATCTCACGCGGGGTCCCAGGCCGGGTCAGGGTCAGGGTCAGGATCTGGTGCTGGGTCCGAGGCTGGCTCATATGCTGGTTCCTATGCGGGGTCCAGGGCCGGATCTGGAGGGCATGGCAAATAA